One segment of Patescibacteria group bacterium DNA contains the following:
- a CDS encoding ABC transporter ATP-binding protein — protein MPKPIVKTKDLNVIYFKGKPNQVDALLNANLEIYPGEFIIFFGPSGCGKSTLLYSIAGLERNIEGSILINDKNLALFNNKDLDFHRQKMIGMIFQAFYLVNSLPVIKNIVLPQFSLDIKTKDREKKAKELMEFFGITKQMEKYPNELSGGQQQRVAICRALINDPQMILADEPTGNLDSKSAFDVMNTLLELNEKQGKTVILVTHSPGSLEYAHRVFYMKDGKIIDEKVNRKLGESAKKENLPDNVLAADLGTDKSKQASTAPEELKAAATLSDWQAKNIVCESLTGYSLDEFFGLERIIDSAVKESKSKFGDKLFNYLDKDIYEGGLGLNSRTARRLAEKMKNLAVEVKHFNEILAKNDPQNVGPEIVEEVKDYLLSYFSFKLRKPEQPAILRELLAERIKGEINFDQLRKQMDLSFSKGGLGLDKRLADKVAKHLEFIILSNKKI, from the coding sequence ATGCCAAAACCCATAGTCAAAACTAAAGATTTAAATGTTATCTACTTTAAGGGCAAACCCAACCAGGTTGATGCCCTGCTTAACGCTAACTTGGAAATTTATCCCGGCGAGTTTATTATTTTTTTCGGGCCTTCCGGCTGTGGCAAATCCACCTTGCTTTATTCCATCGCCGGTTTGGAAAGGAATATTGAAGGCAGTATTTTAATCAATGATAAGAATTTGGCCCTATTTAACAACAAGGACTTGGATTTTCATCGGCAGAAGATGATCGGGATGATTTTTCAGGCTTTTTATCTGGTTAATTCTTTGCCGGTAATCAAGAATATCGTTCTTCCGCAATTTTCTCTGGATATCAAAACCAAAGATCGGGAAAAGAAAGCCAAGGAATTGATGGAATTTTTTGGCATTACCAAGCAAATGGAAAAGTATCCTAATGAGCTTTCGGGCGGACAACAGCAACGTGTGGCGATTTGCCGGGCGCTGATCAACGATCCGCAAATGATCTTAGCTGACGAGCCGACCGGCAATCTTGATTCCAAATCGGCGTTTGACGTAATGAACACCTTGTTAGAATTGAACGAAAAACAGGGTAAGACTGTTATTTTAGTCACTCACAGCCCCGGCAGTTTGGAATATGCGCATCGTGTTTTCTATATGAAAGACGGCAAGATTATTGATGAAAAAGTCAATCGTAAATTGGGTGAATCGGCTAAAAAAGAAAATCTGCCAGACAATGTCTTGGCCGCTGATTTGGGGACTGATAAATCAAAACAAGCCTCAACCGCTCCGGAAGAATTGAAAGCCGCCGCTACCCTAAGCGATTGGCAAGCCAAGAATATTGTTTGCGAGTCTTTGACCGGTTATTCCTTGGATGAGTTTTTTGGTTTGGAAAGGATCATTGATTCTGCCGTTAAGGAATCGAAAAGCAAGTTCGGCGACAAATTATTCAACTATTTGGATAAGGATATCTATGAAGGCGGGCTGGGGCTCAATTCTCGGACGGCCAGGCGTTTGGCGGAAAAAATGAAGAATTTGGCGGTTGAAGTAAAGCATTTCAACGAGATTTTGGCTAAGAACGACCCGCAGAATGTCGGACCGGAGATAGTTGAAGAAGTCAAGGATTATTTATTGTCATACTTTTCTTTTAAGTTGCGCAAGCCGGAACAGCCAGCTATCCTTAGGGAGTTGCTCGCCGAAAGAATCAAGGGGGAAATTAATTTTGATCAATTAAGAAAGCAGATGGACCTGTCTTTTTCAAAGGGCGGTTTGGGTTTGGATAAACGCTTAGCCGATAAAGTTGCCAAACATCTGGAATTCATAATTTTGAGCAATAAAAAAATATGA
- a CDS encoding FtsX-like permease family protein, whose product MKTKDALDLSLRIFKNRPLRTFLTILGVSVGIGTVLFLVSFGYGLQRVILNRITGADSLLSLDVSPGVSNLIELSQGNIDEISKMSEISEVSRMTAVSAQMAIDNSTANGMVYAIDQSFFRLNGTVPVVGDVFPAGNLTQAVISTAGAKLFNINGQDVIGKEVELVLYVPIIDGAGLEEVKIVKQPQKYKIVGVVEDENTPFIFIELGSLNEVKVANFDQLKAKVTSQAVMDIAREKIVSRGFIVSSLSDIIDQANKIFGIIQIILLSFGAVALLVSAIGMFNTMTISLLEKTNEVGIMRSIGISGRDIKKVFLMESAIMGFLGGIGGIGIGYFAGFVVNLGFNLLAQNLGGKTVTLFYTPWEFTFVVVIFSAVVGFVTGVYPSSRASKLNPLDALRYK is encoded by the coding sequence ATGAAAACTAAAGACGCCTTGGATTTATCCCTGAGGATTTTTAAAAATCGTCCTCTTCGCACCTTTCTGACCATCTTGGGTGTCAGTGTCGGCATTGGCACGGTTTTGTTTTTAGTTTCTTTCGGTTATGGTTTACAGCGCGTTATTCTGAATAGAATCACCGGCGCTGATTCTTTATTGAGTTTAGACGTCAGTCCCGGAGTGTCTAATTTAATAGAATTGTCGCAAGGTAATATTGACGAAATCAGTAAAATGAGCGAGATTTCAGAAGTAAGCAGGATGACTGCCGTTTCCGCTCAAATGGCCATTGATAACAGTACGGCTAATGGCATGGTTTATGCCATTGATCAATCGTTTTTCAGGCTTAACGGCACAGTCCCGGTTGTGGGCGATGTATTTCCGGCCGGCAACTTGACTCAGGCGGTTATTTCTACGGCCGGAGCCAAGCTTTTCAATATTAATGGCCAGGACGTTATCGGCAAAGAGGTGGAATTGGTTTTATATGTCCCGATCATTGACGGCGCTGGTTTGGAAGAAGTAAAAATCGTTAAACAACCGCAGAAATACAAAATAGTCGGCGTCGTGGAAGATGAAAATACTCCTTTTATTTTTATAGAGCTGGGATCGTTGAATGAAGTGAAAGTCGCTAATTTTGATCAATTGAAGGCTAAGGTCACAAGTCAGGCAGTCATGGACATTGCTCGAGAGAAAATAGTCAGCCGAGGCTTTATTGTTTCTTCTTTATCGGATATTATTGATCAGGCCAACAAGATTTTCGGCATTATTCAGATCATTTTGTTGTCTTTCGGCGCGGTGGCCTTATTGGTTTCGGCGATTGGCATGTTTAATACCATGACTATATCTTTATTGGAAAAAACTAACGAGGTCGGCATTATGCGCTCCATCGGAATTTCCGGCCGCGATATTAAGAAAGTTTTTTTGATGGAATCGGCTATCATGGGATTTTTGGGCGGTATCGGCGGCATCGGAATCGGTTACTTTGCCGGTTTCGTGGTTAATCTTGGATTTAATCTGTTGGCTCAAAACTTGGGTGGCAAAACAGTAACTCTTTTTTATACGCCTTGGGAGTTCACTTTCGTGGTAGTGATTTTTTCCGCCGTCGTTGGTTTTGTGACCGGCGTCTACCCGTCATCCCGTGCCTCCAAGCTTAACCCGTTAGACGCTTTAAGGTACAAGTAA
- a CDS encoding fibronectin type III domain-containing protein: MLTIIIGLMVASLIVLRWSSIFLLVLLSANIFIYLSYRYGVSIPGISQLSDHYIQKNVQDFSKLNSPYFRFKLLYYFILLIHDIDSGFNLLFSSAKPLGINFDNRQKANIVREEYLKEALWVHHVKKKRATTATMVSSIALTVLILCLSFFFVSRVMAATFAWVQTDWSGGASTSTIATHPGDKTNWNKYYSKDDGIEASSSVALAIYSSTTIDTLTADFSAGSSTNVYVSSSGSVIALKAAKASCSTSTECALNSCVGGYCSLANGASCTQNNDCNSGSCSTTCQPCGSGTTMTDVRGVESITYPITNIASQCWMGQNLQTIYYPNGDAIVKGDSASTSAAWASLSTAYYSCPGNTANTAEDCAAATDANKLGYLYQWITIMKSGLNATSSSVTEAPGPQGICPTGWHVPTHYEVNTLELSVCGLLGKDSATCLSTFPYDITTVNVGLGTTEGTALRTSTTLGFLIPAAGSRWSNGVYYGRNASTYIWSATQYSSNVAWNRLIGTGSGRYVYTNGGYFKMNGMPVRCLKNSTTTPADQLGTNSGAFTSAVKDFGASVNLGTFSWNASTTGGVTAVTMQVRTGTTASPTGDDDVNWSAWTAISSGSTPDASLSGKRYFQYRATFTSNDVSSVATLNDVTINWSSYDRNHIVYTTVSPSDLSSNTSHSPYVVSADSEYDASRAAYKAFDGSVATRWAPTNTYGWLQIDMSQVIPVVSYRVTAQSSENNFAPKTWTLQGSNDDFSTFSILDTQTNVPSWSASETRTYNLSSMASYRYYRLNITANQGNWSLNVAKFSLGTISNTLISSIYDSGSSGNIIPKIAWTATGTSTQNNVKLQIRSSASTSTIESAPWCGYGDTEAGCTGDNYFEYNQNNITITDTNHPLMSGGDDQYFQYRIILASGGTSTPSVSDVTVTYVVNAPPEFTGDSVTASQRSSDGKVLLTYSIVDPDTASSGVNCPNCVIASFERSINGGESWTAISTDRLSNASGTTGLLAGFGTTTVSATVTSTYTVLWDAKNDGLNGQYAAETQIRITLDDLEGGNNTAVTTTASFVLDVANPTPGAYPILVNAHGATINDSNYPASLALSATDDSDSLQMCVTLSSSYSGCSYIDYNTTSSIMLTTNPQRVYVMFKDAYNNTSTASAITPDTLNNIIIKDVSDTLVPAYQEFIVWKALASTTFKYYHVEHSTDGVDYEEIDLIDDNAINFYFHQDLVLDSTHYYRVYAEDTSGNTSFYTNVVNDSADGVGGSNPNPPILTNVEVVATTTQTATIEWDTNELANSYIHYSLDPSKDFDTAVGSLTMVQDVSNIGRHRVILTDLLPGRTYNFTVESQNALSVSGVNTNEGDGYSFTTVSGPVISNVTASNVANNNATIVWNTDIVADSDVYYTSSDDFASFEHLGGTEEVTSHEIALTGLSRGTIYYYYVASGVATDNNAGDYYSFTTPYDDVAPVIDNVTSTIVIDTQALINWTTNEMSDSQVVYGTESDNYTLSSEDTNLNTNHNIVLSSLSSSTTYYYKVISTDNSGNEASSTLEYSFTTLETLSQESAILLRELQAQATGEAAGAAGVVCGGGGGGSSIDRSKPIVSKVGVSSISGDSAVVSWVTSKTANSIVQFGLDTAYKNASYGANLVTSHSNTLVNLQPSTLYHYRVNSIDENGNLGTSEDATFVTTDALGLPADASLTDSSASVTDNDSMFSAAMSRAASFISAMSGRVSINSLEAAIASQYNLIRQLSEMVPPPLLGGEPRVIVTANSATVSWSTDKESNSLVALAPDDKYDSKQGDDAYLQVIGNSEEQTNLHVVSLYDLQPETTYHYQVRSMALGGALSKSKDFTFKTRPQELEISSYNIQNVDDRTAIFRWLTTGETNSQVKYTPYRNNILILDEIKVSGDKNYTTIHEMQINEFESGVTYKIELSSTDAKGNIITKEIPDFQTGRDNYPPVIEQVQTESAISPGRKTSIQTIVSWVSNEPATGQVYYQKGADVIAEDRWNKTPLDTSFSRKHIIVITDFEPGAIYQFKIISADSNGNSSVSKVYTILTPKEKESVFQVIMKNFEDVFGWTGIGR, encoded by the coding sequence ATTAATTTTGATAATAGGCAAAAGGCAAATATTGTTCGTGAGGAGTATCTTAAAGAAGCCTTGTGGGTTCATCATGTTAAGAAAAAACGGGCGACTACGGCCACGATGGTCAGTTCAATCGCTTTGACCGTGTTAATCCTCTGTTTGAGCTTCTTTTTTGTCTCTCGGGTTATGGCCGCTACCTTTGCCTGGGTGCAGACCGATTGGAGCGGGGGAGCGTCCACTTCCACCATCGCCACCCATCCTGGTGATAAGACCAATTGGAATAAATATTATAGCAAAGACGATGGCATTGAAGCTTCTTCATCTGTAGCTTTGGCAATTTATTCTTCTACCACTATAGATACTTTGACGGCTGATTTTTCAGCCGGTTCTTCTACTAATGTTTATGTTAGCAGTAGCGGCTCAGTCATAGCGTTAAAAGCCGCTAAAGCATCTTGCTCAACAAGCACTGAATGCGCCCTTAACTCCTGTGTTGGCGGGTATTGCAGTTTAGCAAATGGCGCATCTTGTACTCAGAATAATGATTGTAACAGCGGAAGTTGCAGTACGACCTGTCAGCCTTGCGGTTCTGGTACTACGATGACCGATGTTAGAGGCGTGGAATCAATTACTTACCCCATTACTAATATCGCTAGCCAATGTTGGATGGGTCAGAATTTACAAACCATTTATTATCCCAATGGAGACGCTATCGTAAAAGGTGATAGTGCCTCAACATCTGCCGCTTGGGCCAGTTTGAGCACTGCTTATTATTCTTGCCCTGGAAATACTGCCAACACTGCCGAGGATTGTGCCGCGGCCACTGACGCCAACAAGTTAGGTTATCTGTATCAATGGATTACTATAATGAAAAGTGGCCTTAATGCCACCTCCTCTTCAGTAACCGAAGCTCCTGGTCCGCAAGGTATATGTCCAACTGGCTGGCATGTGCCGACTCATTATGAAGTTAATACTTTAGAGTTATCGGTTTGCGGTTTATTAGGTAAGGATAGTGCGACCTGCCTTTCAACTTTTCCTTATGATATAACTACTGTAAATGTTGGTTTGGGTACTACTGAAGGCACTGCTTTAAGGACAAGTACAACGCTCGGTTTTTTAATTCCTGCTGCCGGCAGTCGGTGGAGTAATGGTGTGTATTACGGACGTAATGCCTCTACTTATATTTGGTCAGCTACTCAGTACAGTAGTAATGTTGCATGGAATCGTCTTATTGGTACTGGTAGCGGTCGATATGTTTATACTAATGGTGGTTATTTTAAAATGAATGGTATGCCCGTCCGTTGCCTTAAGAATTCTACCACTACTCCAGCCGATCAGCTTGGAACCAATTCGGGAGCATTTACTTCCGCAGTCAAAGATTTTGGCGCTAGTGTTAATCTTGGAACTTTCAGTTGGAACGCTTCCACTACTGGTGGGGTTACAGCAGTTACTATGCAAGTTCGTACCGGTACTACTGCTTCACCGACTGGTGATGATGATGTTAATTGGTCGGCTTGGACGGCTATTAGCAGTGGTTCCACTCCTGATGCTTCGCTTAGTGGTAAACGCTATTTTCAATACCGCGCCACCTTCACTTCTAACGATGTTAGTTCTGTTGCGACCTTAAATGATGTAACGATTAATTGGAGTAGCTATGATAGGAATCATATAGTTTATACCACGGTGTCGCCAAGTGATTTATCCTCAAATACGTCACATTCACCTTACGTCGTTTCAGCTGATAGTGAGTATGACGCTTCTCGCGCCGCTTATAAAGCTTTTGATGGCTCTGTGGCAACAAGGTGGGCGCCAACAAATACATATGGCTGGCTTCAGATAGATATGTCTCAAGTTATTCCTGTTGTTTCTTATAGAGTTACAGCTCAATCTAGCGAGAATAATTTTGCTCCAAAAACATGGACATTGCAGGGTTCAAATGATGATTTTTCTACTTTTTCAATCTTGGATACGCAAACTAATGTGCCTAGTTGGTCGGCTTCAGAAACTAGAACGTATAATTTAAGCTCAATGGCTAGCTATCGATATTATCGTTTAAATATTACGGCCAATCAAGGCAACTGGTCGCTCAATGTTGCTAAGTTTTCTCTCGGTACTATTTCTAACACTCTTATTTCCTCCATCTACGACTCTGGTTCCTCAGGCAATATTATTCCCAAAATCGCTTGGACGGCTACAGGCACCTCTACACAGAATAATGTTAAGTTACAAATTCGCAGTTCCGCTTCTACCTCAACAATAGAGAGCGCTCCTTGGTGCGGTTACGGCGATACTGAGGCGGGCTGTACCGGTGATAACTATTTTGAGTATAATCAAAATAACATTACCATTACTGATACTAATCATCCATTAATGTCGGGAGGGGATGATCAATACTTCCAATATCGGATAATACTGGCTTCCGGCGGGACCTCTACTCCTAGTGTTTCTGATGTAACTGTTACTTATGTAGTTAATGCCCCGCCTGAATTCACCGGCGACTCGGTTACCGCCAGTCAACGTTCCAGTGATGGTAAGGTATTACTAACTTATTCTATTGTTGATCCTGATACGGCTTCTTCCGGGGTTAATTGTCCTAATTGCGTTATTGCCTCATTTGAACGATCTATTAATGGGGGAGAATCATGGACGGCTATCTCGACCGATCGTCTTTCTAATGCCTCTGGTACAACTGGACTTTTAGCCGGTTTTGGCACAACCACGGTCAGTGCTACCGTTACCTCTACTTACACCGTTCTTTGGGATGCCAAAAATGATGGTCTTAATGGTCAATATGCGGCCGAGACGCAAATCAGGATAACTTTGGATGATTTGGAGGGTGGCAATAATACCGCAGTAACTACTACCGCCTCGTTTGTTCTGGATGTGGCTAATCCGACTCCTGGCGCTTATCCGATCTTGGTTAACGCCCATGGCGCCACAATTAATGATTCTAATTATCCGGCTTCCCTCGCGCTTAGCGCCACTGATGACTCGGATAGTTTGCAGATGTGCGTAACTTTAAGTAGCTCTTACAGCGGTTGCAGTTATATTGATTACAATACTACCAGCAGTATTATGCTGACCACTAACCCCCAACGGGTTTATGTTATGTTCAAGGATGCCTACAATAATACTTCAACTGCTAGTGCTATTACGCCAGATACGCTTAACAATATTATAATTAAGGATGTTTCCGATACCCTTGTACCGGCCTATCAAGAATTTATCGTCTGGAAGGCTTTGGCTTCTACTACTTTCAAGTATTACCATGTAGAGCATTCGACAGACGGCGTAGATTATGAAGAAATTGATCTAATTGATGATAATGCCATTAATTTTTATTTCCACCAGGATCTCGTTTTGGATTCTACCCATTACTATCGCGTTTATGCGGAGGACACTAGTGGTAATACTTCTTTTTATACTAATGTTGTCAATGATTCTGCTGATGGAGTTGGCGGATCCAATCCCAATCCGCCCATCCTGACTAATGTGGAGGTTGTTGCGACCACCACCCAGACCGCCACTATTGAATGGGATACCAATGAACTGGCCAACTCCTATATCCATTATTCATTAGATCCTAGTAAGGATTTTGATACTGCCGTTGGCTCTCTTACTATGGTTCAGGATGTTAGTAACATCGGACGTCATCGTGTAATTTTGACTGATTTGTTGCCTGGACGAACTTATAATTTTACTGTGGAGTCGCAGAATGCTTTATCTGTTTCCGGTGTTAATACCAATGAGGGCGATGGTTATTCCTTCACTACTGTTTCCGGGCCGGTTATTAGCAACGTTACCGCCAGCAATGTGGCTAATAATAACGCCACCATTGTTTGGAATACTGATATTGTTGCCGATTCCGATGTTTACTACACTTCTTCCGACGATTTTGCCTCCTTTGAGCACTTGGGCGGCACAGAAGAGGTTACTAGTCATGAAATCGCGTTGACCGGACTTAGTCGCGGCACTATTTATTATTACTATGTCGCTTCCGGTGTGGCCACTGACAATAATGCCGGCGATTATTACTCTTTCACTACTCCTTACGATGATGTCGCTCCGGTTATTGATAATGTTACTTCCACCATCGTCATTGACACCCAAGCTTTGATTAATTGGACCACCAATGAAATGTCCGATTCCCAAGTGGTCTACGGTACAGAGTCGGACAATTACACGCTCAGTTCCGAAGATACCAATCTTAACACTAACCACAATATTGTCCTCTCCAGTTTATCTTCCTCCACCACCTATTATTACAAAGTTATTTCTACTGATAATTCAGGCAATGAGGCTTCCTCCACCTTGGAATATTCTTTTACTACTTTGGAAACCCTCTCACAGGAATCAGCTATTCTGTTGCGAGAGCTCCAGGCCCAAGCGACCGGCGAAGCTGCCGGGGCGGCTGGCGTAGTTTGCGGCGGTGGAGGCGGGGGATCATCTATTGATCGCAGTAAGCCGATTGTTTCTAAGGTTGGTGTTTCCAGTATTTCCGGCGATAGCGCCGTGGTAAGCTGGGTGACGAGTAAAACCGCTAACAGCATAGTGCAATTCGGTTTGGATACTGCTTATAAAAACGCTTCTTATGGAGCTAATTTGGTTACCAGCCACAGCAATACCTTAGTCAATCTCCAGCCCTCCACCCTTTATCATTATCGGGTCAATTCTATCGACGAAAACGGCAACCTTGGCACTTCTGAAGATGCTACTTTTGTCACCACTGACGCTCTGGGCTTGCCGGCCGATGCCAGTCTAACCGATTCCAGCGCTTCTGTCACTGATAATGACTCAATGTTTTCCGCTGCCATGTCTCGCGCCGCTTCTTTCATCTCAGCCATGTCCGGGCGTGTTTCCATTAACTCTCTGGAGGCTGCCATAGCTTCCCAATACAACCTTATCCGCCAGCTTTCCGAAATGGTCCCTCCGCCCTTGTTAGGTGGTGAACCGCGAGTCATTGTTACCGCCAATTCCGCCACCGTCTCCTGGTCAACCGATAAGGAATCTAACTCTCTCGTTGCTCTGGCTCCCGATGACAAATATGATTCCAAACAGGGAGATGACGCCTATCTGCAAGTTATCGGCAATAGCGAAGAACAAACCAATCTTCACGTCGTGTCCTTGTATGATTTACAGCCGGAGACCACCTATCATTACCAAGTCCGTTCCATGGCTTTGGGCGGCGCTTTATCCAAATCCAAGGATTTTACTTTCAAGACCAGGCCTCAGGAATTAGAGATTTCCAGTTATAATATACAGAACGTAGACGATCGCACCGCTATTTTTAGATGGCTTACTACCGGTGAAACCAATTCTCAAGTAAAGTACACGCCTTACCGTAATAATATTTTGATATTGGATGAGATTAAAGTTTCGGGCGATAAAAACTATACCACCATTCATGAAATGCAGATTAATGAGTTTGAATCCGGCGTTACCTACAAAATAGAACTCTCCAGCACTGATGCCAAGGGTAATATCATCACTAAAGAGATTCCGGACTTCCAGACTGGTCGAGATAATTATCCGCCGGTTATTGAGCAAGTCCAGACCGAGTCAGCCATTTCTCCCGGCCGTAAAACCAGCATCCAGACCATTGTCTCTTGGGTAAGCAATGAACCGGCTACCGGTCAGGTTTACTATCAGAAAGGCGCTGACGTTATAGCGGAAGACAGGTGGAACAAGACTCCTTTGGATACCAGTTTCTCTCGCAAGCATATTATTGTCATTACCGATTTTGAACCGGGCGCCATTTACCAATTCAAGATCATCAGCGCTGATTCCAACGGCAATTCCTCCGTTTCCAAGGTTTACACCATTCTTACTCCCAAAGAAAAGGAATCTGTCTTCCAGGTTATTATGAAGAATTTTGAGGACGTTTTCGGCTGGACCGGCATCGGGAGGTAG